agaatgagaagaaaaaggcatatgacaagaataaacaaaagaaaagtgatggtggtgatgatgataaggttgaagttaacactATTACGGATgaattctttgtttgtattgattatgatatgattaatcttactcatgatgacacgagttggattgttgatagtggtgctacatgtcatgttgcaacatGTAGAGACCACTACTCATCTTACACTCcgggtgactatggatttgctaggatgggtaatgccgggttatcaaaaatcgttggtattggagatgtttgtttgaaatttgacacggggaTGGAGttggttttgcataatgtaaaacatgttccggatatgagacttaatgtcatttcaacaggcattcttgatgatgatggttatcatagcggttttggtaatggtatttggaaactaactcttggttctatgatagtgggaagaggcaagaaagactcaagattatacatcacgcgtccgaagatcatccagaacattgttaacgcagtggacaatattgattctaccgagttgtggcataaaagacttggccacatgagtgaaaaggggatgtctatcttgtttaagaagaatgtgttgtcgggtgttaatgatattaatttgagtaagtgttctcactgtttggcaggaaaacagaccagagttgtgtttaagagtcattctccttttcgaatggagaacgtacttgatctagttcattcggatgtttgtgggcctatgaagactaggacacttggtggatgttcctactttgttacattcatcgatgatcattccaggaaggtgtgggtttataccttaaagtcaaaggatcaagtatttgagaagtttaaggaatttcatgcactagttgaaaggcaaacgggaaagaaactcaagtgtattcgaactgataatggcggtgaatacattggcagatttgatgcttattgtaaggagaatggtattcgacatcaaaagactccaccaaagacacctcagttgaatggcttagcagagagattgaacagaactttggttgagagagttagatgtttgctttcacatgcagggttgtctgattccttttggggtgaggctttaaatacggctgttcatattattaatctaacccttgtgtacctttgcgttttgatgttcctaacagggtttggagcggcaaagatgtttcttaccgtcatttacgagtctttggatgtaaagtatttgttcatgttcccaaagatgaaaggtcaaagcttgatatgaagactaagccatgtgtatttctcggctatggtgaagatgatttcgggtacaggttatatgatccagttcaaaagaaacttgtacgaagccgagatgttgtttttTTTTAGAAGAACAAATGTTgaaagatgttgagaagacagagTCAGTTCCTCAACATAATGCCGATCTTGCTGATTTGGATctggttactccacaacatgttgattcacatgttaatgatgatgttcatgataatgaacatggtactgatgttggtgatgctccggagcaggtagagattccagtaccagatgtgcccccatttgtcccacttaggcggtctacccgagaccgtcatccttctgttagatattctgctgatgagtatgtattagttactgatgggggagagccagaattttattcagaagcaatgaaagatgagcataagaaagagtggggtgaagctatgcaagatgagatgaattctttgcatgagaacaatacttatgagctggtgaagttacctaaaggcaagagagctttgagaaacaaatgggtattcaaagtgaagactgacgagcttacttcacaaccaaggtacaaagctatgTTAGTTGTTAAAGGATttagccagaaaaagggtattgattttgatgagattttctctccggtcgtgaagatgggatctattcgagtggttatTGGGTTAGCTGCTACTCtcgatcttgaggttgaacagatggatgtcaagactgcttttcttcacggtgatttggataaggaaatctacatgatgcaacctgaaggttttcgggttaagggtaaagaaaattatgtttgtagacttcagaaaagtctatatgggttgaagcaagcaccgagacagtggtataagaagtttgagtcggttataggaaagcaaggctaccgaaagacaacttcagatcactgtgttttctttcagaggtttggtgatgatgatttcatcatattgttgttatacgttgatgatatgttgattgttggtaaaaatattaaaagaattgcgcagttgaagcgagaattgagcaagtcttttgctatgaaagacttgggaccagcaaaacagattcttggcattcgaatttctagagatagaggtgctaagacgttacatatatcataagagcaatacattgaaaaggtgcttagtagattcaacatggagaatgctaaagtggttagttcccctcttactaacaactttaagctaacagatagagattgcccttcttcaaaggaggatgttgaggagatggataaagtttcatatgcttcagcggttggtagcttgatgtatgctatggtgtgtactaggcctgatatagctcatgcggtaggtgttgttagtcggtttatgtcaaatccgggtaagaagcattgggaagcggttaaatggattatgagatacttacgaggtacttcaaagttaggtatcacattcggaaatggagagccgatgcttgttggttatacagactcagatgtggcaggaaacaaagataacatgaaatccacttctggatatttgatgactttcgcaaggggagcagtttcatggcaatcaaggttacaaaagtgtgttgcattgtctacaaccgaggctgagtatatggcagcaacagaagcgtgcaaagaactattgtggatgaaaaggtttctacaagaccttgggtttaagcaatcacgatatgtggttctttgtgataatgagagtgcgattcatttggctaaaaattctatgtatcataagcggacaaaacatatagatgtgcggtatcattggattagagaacgtcttgaagatggtttgtttgaacttgataaagttcataccgatgataatggttccgacatgttcacaaaggctttagcaagtgagaagctcaaggtatgttgctcgatcgccgggatggcgaacTCTTCCACATAATtgaaaagggggagatttgttgggtttattattttgtttccatttatgtgaaagtaatggcccaagcccaacaaaaataGGCCCAAATATTGTTTGACTTGGTCAAGCATTGGAGGGCATCTTTATTTCAAACTTGTGCAGCTCTGTCTTCATACGTAAGAGTGcaagagagatcaagaaaaagagtaaaaaccccaattcccgtctacagtgacagcaggccagaaaaccttcgatccccggagatccgaccgttgaatcttcttcatttttgggctgtgtcttcctgacatcagtgccaacattttcaaccgttgaattcgtctcaagTGGTCTGTAGCTTGAGTTACAGCAGGTTGAACAGTAGCAGAATTTTAGGTGATgaaattcttcttttgtctttaattgtttcatatacttgttgattattgttgttcaagagtatgatgatgttgtatgcctctagttgatctaaagaaggattattgtattgctctctttgttgatgatagtggaatttaagtggcttacgagtcccgtggtttttactctcgattttgaggggttttccacgtaaaaagtctcgtgttttagtgtgtgcttgattattgtttagctactgatttggaacagatttggagactgatttgggttggttttgatatagcttgtttgttagtttcctcacgggttcatacgggtcgggaaatgcttgtcaaacgggtttgtttccgctttgtagattgcccgttgtgattattttccctGGCAACTTTTCATACCGAACACAAAATTATTGGTATCGGTATACTGTTTAATAGAAAATGCAGATTTGTTATTCGCTTTGTGAATATTCTGGAGAAAACAGAAACTCATCATAAATATAAAAAGTCCCTTATAAATACTGTGATCATGTAGTGCTTTCGTTTTTCATGAGCGTTGATACACATACACTGTAAGTGTGCAACAAACAATTGTACTACATGGAGAGAGAGttgtatattattatgatatattatactCCATATTATATGATACTACAATATCTCCATATAAACATTCTCAGCTGCCCTTGAAAAATAGGGACCAGAAAAGTTCCTTCAAGTCTCTAGCTTTGTATTGTTTTTCTTTGAAAGATTGACTATTTCGATTACATCTTTATCAAGCAACACTAACAGCAATGAAAAATTATGACACTGTATAGGCCTATTCGAAACAAGATGTCGCCAAGAACAGTTACCTAATCGAAAAAAATCTAACGTTTAACCAAGTTTGTTTGACTTCCGGCATCTGGTTTCTGTTGTCAGTTTATAGTTGATTATGCAACTGTATAAACCTTCACTACTTTAGAGGTATCACACACCACAAGATTTTCTGAGTCAGTTGGAGTGGTACAGAGCCAATTGacctagtaacatacaacaatcatcgtacatcagtCAGCATTGACTCAAAACTAAGGGATGGTGGAAACCTTCTGGAGATGTAACATCAAGTAAGTAATTTTAGCCTTAAATAATCATCAAAAAGAAAACCCCATAAATGGTAAATTTGAGAACTTTAGCTTTAAGCCTTTGAATGTGTCATTTTAGTTTGAAATTTGGATAACCTAAAATGGGAACTTTGCGGAATTTTAAAGGAATGGATGATCAACTTACTTTTCTGCTCAAATTTATGTTTAAATGTAGAAAGTCACTGCTGTCGCAAGTTTGATCCGCTTCAAAGAATCTTGACCAGTTCCAAGCCTTCACAGATTTATCGTTTCCCCCCGATATTATGTACCTTCCTTTCTCACCAAACATAGAAAACGCCCTACATCACAATTATGACGAAATTTGGCTTTCATAGTTATAGCTTATAATATAATATGAATGTACGAATTGGTATTTGACCGCTAAAGTCGACAACTTACACACAAGATACAGCAGAGGTATGGCCTCCATAGGAATAATCTAAATGCAACCTCGTTCTTCGATTCTGATCTTGGTTTTCAGAATTTGGAGATGGAACATTTCCATTTGACCTAGATTGACCACCTTTTCTTGATTTAGACGAACTATTAGATTTGGCTGCTTTAAATTCTGATTCGATATTAATTACATCAACCACACCATCACCTCTAGCCACAACACATATCTTGTCGACTTTATCTAACATATCAGCTCCGGGAACTGCAATTGCATGTACAAAAGCGGGATTGAAACACTGAGCAGAACTACTACCGCTATCTGGATCATACTTGCCTGTAAAAAGCAATGATATTTAActgattataaaaaataaaaaaaaataaaaaaaaaactaatacaAATCATCATCATTAGAACGATTAGCAAGGTATAGACAGAATTTGGCATTCCGTACCCAAATCCATAACTTTGAACGGACGTCCTTTTGAGAAGTCCCACATGATAAGCTTTGAATCAAGCCCTCCAGTAATGACTGAAAAATTTAATCTGCATTCGTTAAATCTGGTAATTGAATTAATTGCAATTGTTAACTTAACAATATGTTTAAAATCACCTTCCCAAGGTCTCCAAGGAAGAAACTGCACACTGCTACAAATCTAAAATCAGTTAAGATAACAAGCAAAATAATCCACACAAATTTACATCAAATCAGTCATAGATACATGTGTTGTCCATTCAATCTAGTAAGAAATTACATGACGTAGTTCATATAAGGATACACTTTCATGGGCTGCTCTTAACGTCTTATAAAGGCACTTTTGTCGTATATCAATAATCTGCAAGACACCGATGACTAGTTATTGGTGtgtgctaataataatgatacgtAAACAAATGAACCAAGTAAGCAAACCTTTATATCACCACCGTCATCAGCAGCTGCAATAAAAGATGACTTGGAGTTACATGCGATCTGCACAGATATCTttagttaaaatcatacttgtgccTCTAATTATACTGAAATTTGGAAAGGTTATactaatgacgaataattaaattaAATGTGAATATGAACCTGGTTAATCTCCTCTTTATTGTAATTATAAACATTCAATGGCTTCCACGAGGCAAGCTGTAAGACAGAGTTCAACATTTTAAAACATCTAAGTATATGCGCATATAACCGATTCATTTCTTTTAGATTTTGTAAACATATGCGATAAACACCATTACCATATGTACATCGAAAACCTTTACTTCATTTTCTGATGATACATACATAATATCTTCATTCCCTACACGAATAGCCAATTAAAATTCGGATAGCGCACAGATACACACATGAAACAAACAGTTGCAGTAAAATTAAACCTGAATCAAAGCATAATGAGGAAATAGGATTAGGTGAAACATCATTCATAGTAAACAATGCATCTTTACATCGCATATCGAACACGCAAATACATCCATCCTGTATACAAACCATAGCATAATTCAAGGTCAAACTCCATTATATGCAAAATTAAATTTGCAAGGTCTTTGATACATGCGTAACACTAATGGTGTACAATCGGTAACATATATGAATAAttgtattaattttgaattttatgttaaTTAAGTCGACAATAAAAGTCGAAGTTAGGGTTATAATGATAGGCTGAATCGAAAGGAGGTTTACTTCGTCGGAAGAGGCGATGAGGCCAGGGCGGTGACGGGAGGAGATACAGCAGGTGGTGATTGCTTTATGACCTTTAAGCCGTCTTGCCGGTGGTGTTGTGGTCACACTCGTCTCCGCCATCATCGTCGCTTGATGATGCTGTTCAATTCAAGGTTATGAATGGGGAGGAAACCCCAATTTTTATTTTATCCCCGAATTAATTTAAAATGttcacatgttttttttttttttttttttttttaggatagtGCTCATGATTTGCTCAAAAATAAACAGATAGTTAAAACTTGATTTTTTTCAGCTAAATAGTCTAGAAATATTAACTTATTCCGCAAATAGTTCAATTTTCCGTATCGTTAATTTTATCCGTTAACTCATGGCATGCGCCACATATGTGAGAGTATTTTTGTCATTTACTTTTATCTTCATCACAATTCACACGTGTCCTTTATCTTCATCTTTCATCCAAACTCCTTTTTCATTTTTAAACACGCATAAATTTTTTTTAACCTTTAAACACAATACTATCTTCAAAATAAAAAGGGAGTTGATATTTTCAAAGGTATGTTTGATAGATCCATTTAAGTTTACTAAATTACCCTTACTAATGTGTTATACAAAATTTTCAATTCAAATTATTAAAGAGTATTACTGGAAAGTAATAACAAATGTTTGTGGATCTATCAAAAACACATTTGACAATATCACCTCCCAAAAAGAATAAAAACATCAAACACAACCATCCAATTCAAATCAAATGTAACTGAAAAACTACATTCAATCTAAACCGTTGTCTTTAACCTTTAAACACAATTTAAAATGTTGGGGATATAATATTTTGGCTAATCGAAGAAGATGAGGTTAATTCGATCGTCCATCGACATATACTAAATTGGTGAGTTTATGATGTTAGTATTAATGAAGACGGAGATGAAAATTTAAGGCTTCTGATTAGGATGAAGTTGAAACAGAAGACCCGATTGTTATGGTGGCGGCAATGGTATTGAGTGATGGTGGATGGTGGTGTTGAGCGATGGCGGCAGTGGTGAGCGATGGCGGCGGTGTTGGATGAAGATAGCGGCGACGGTGGTGGTACGTATTTTAAACAAAGAGTCACAAACCTGGAATTGGATAAAGCTCTTAAAACTCGACTTCGATCCACCATCTGAATCCCTAATGATCTTCTTGTTGCAGAGCGGTTACGTATTTGAAACAAAAAGATGCAAACCTGGAATTGTTTATATACGAATTATTTATGTGCGACAGATCTGCTGCCGGAATCTTTTTTGCGGCGGCAGTGGTGCCGGAACTGGACTTCAATCATATATTGCAAACCTCGATTGTGATTATGTTGATCTTTGATTGTGTTAGGTTTTTAGTATTGCGTTAGGTTTTACAGAAATGTGTGAGAACTAGTGGAAATTTCACTCTgggtttaaaacccatggaaatttgattctaccattttcacggcgtctattattatttttattttagtatttttatttttttttttttaaatttcctaCGTAAAGGCCGgaagtcctctcggaagcaatctctttattcgtcgaataaagagagggatgactttctctactcttgagagtattTCACTCcaggtggagaaatgacttatcTTTATTCTCGTATAGGGGAAGGATTTTCTACATCTTACCTCCTCCATACCCCACTGatgtgggattgagttttgttgtcgttgttgttgtgtgTGAGAACTAGTGGATAGAATGTGTCGGCACTATACATATAAGCACCGAGGTCCATGGAACACAATTCGTGCAATGTTTAGCCTTCATATGCAACTGCCATTTTGGTGTAATTTGGTGAGTTGTGATGGACTCAAATGATTTGAAATTCAAACAAAATGTATTACAGTATTATTAAATGTAGTTTGGAAAGAATGTGGTTTAAAATAGACTTAATAACGCCAATAGTCCTTAAAGTTTACATTTTTTTTCATCATAGACCTTATAGTTTCTTTTTTTCATAGTTACCCTTAATGTTTTTATATGGTTTCATATTCGTCCCTAGTGTTAACTAAAGTTATGTCATCTCTGTTAAGTCATTATCACGTGTGTACTGACTGagggtaaaatagtaattttttgtGTATGTTTAATATATTCTGTTATAACGTATCGTATGTCTAATTCCAGCTGCATATTTCAATCGTCTCTTTGCACACCTTAATTCTCAAATTTCAATCGCCCCCTTTGCAAACCCTAGTTCCCAAATTTCAATCGCCCCTTCGCAAACCCTAGTTCAACAGGTACACGTACTAATGTGTTGGGATTTGACACATTAGTAACATACTAACTGAGTTGACTTGCTTAGCTTCTTGCGTCCTATCTTACTTATTTATCACATTCACAGGTAGTTTGCTCACTATATAAATGTAACCAAGTTAGATAGTTAACCAGTATACCCATCCTTATGACCATGACGCAGTCAACATAAAATATACACTGTAACCAAGTTAGATTGTTCACTAACAGATAGATTTTCTAGTGAAGGATGGCAATGGTCGTGGGTGCGTGACATTGGATCGAGGAACACGGGTATACTTCTCGAAATGCTCATTGCAATCGAGGAACATGTGGCTTGCAAAGCCATTGTAATCGTCGGTTTTTCAACCCCCTAGCTGCTCGTTAGGGGGTttggtttttaataataattttgtcgtTTAAAAAAAAAACCGACTATACCCAGTCTCATGACTCATGATGCAGTCAACATACAATTTGGTCAAATGCAAGTAACATCATAAAAACAAATAGACGAGTATGCACTGTTTTGTGCAATTTGGTCAAAAATATTCAAATGCAACTAACATCATAAAAACCAGTAGCAAAATACCATCATATTTAATTAACCAGTACATCAAAGTAACTTCATTAACatctaaaaaaaaatcaaattcAAGTATAAACTTTACAAATGTTGACCATCATTGGCTTTGTCCATTGTTGACCACCATTGACCTTGTCCATTATTGACCATCATTGACGTGTTTGTGTATGACTTGATTAAATAGCCAACTGACGTGTTTCTCTATATACGTACATTAGGCTGCAATAAGGTTTAGTATTGTTTAATTACagaatgaccaaattgccctcttataATTCAAACTAACGAAGATGATATAACGGTAGTTAGCACTAGGGACGAATCTGAAATCATAGCAAAACATTAAGGGTGATCATGAAGAAAAAACACTTTAAGGTCCAGGATAAAAAAAAAGGTAAACTTTAAGGATGATCGGCTTAATTAAGTCTTTAAAATATTGTGTTCATGTGATTTGTACATTTGACTTAAATCTGGAAAGGTTTGGTTCCATTGGATTTTAACCATGTTTTTTAACTTGTAATGTATGCGATAATGATAGTACTTTCGCTGGAATAaagaaataaagaaaaagaaagaactaaatagactaaaataccctcacatgcctgACACATGTCATGAGTTAACGGGTAAAAATAACAACTGACGGGAAATTGAACTATCCATGTAATAAGTGTTGACTTAGTGTGCACgacataacacaaatctatactaccgcttaTATACAAGCCTATGAGGTCACACACAATAAGCATCTAGCCACCAAtcattatatattgttgatatataattataacttaTAGTTCGAAAAATATagtttaattaaatatgatttaattagATATAAAATGCTCACTGTTGAACCACTATTATTTAATACGGttattttaatttaaaataaaacgaAAAATAAAGAGCCCAATTATCGTTTGCTTGGAGGATAC
The window above is part of the Rutidosis leptorrhynchoides isolate AG116_Rl617_1_P2 chromosome 1, CSIRO_AGI_Rlap_v1, whole genome shotgun sequence genome. Proteins encoded here:
- the LOC139886573 gene encoding uncharacterized protein isoform X2: MMAETSVTTTPPARRLKGHKAITTCCISSRHRPGLIASSDEDGCICVFDMRCKDALFTMNDVSPNPISSLCFDSGNEDIMYVSSENEVKVFDVHMLASWKPLNVYNYNKEEINQIACNSKSSFIAAADDGGDIKIIDIRQKCLYKTLRAAHESICSSVQFLPWRPWEVITGGLDSKLIMWDFSKGRPFKVMDLGKYDPDSGSSSAQCFNPAFVHAIAVPGADMLDKVDKICVVARGDGVVDVINIESEFKAAKSNSSSKSRKGGQSRSNGNVPSPNSENQDQNRRTRLHLDYSYGGHTSAVSCVAFSMFGEKGRYIISGGNDKSVKAWNWSRFFEADQTCDSSDFLHLNINLSRKVNWLCTTPTDSENLVVCDTSKVVKVYTVA
- the LOC139886573 gene encoding uncharacterized protein isoform X1, yielding MMAETSVTTTPPARRLKGHKAITTCCISSRHRPGLIASSDEDGCICVFDMRCKDALFTMNDVSPNPISSLCFDSGNEDIMYVSSENEVKVFDVHMLASWKPLNVYNYNKEEINQIACNSKSSFIAAADDGGDIKIIDIRQKCLYKTLRAAHESICSSVQFLPWRPWEGDFKHIVKLTIAINSITRFNECRLNFSVITGGLDSKLIMWDFSKGRPFKVMDLGKYDPDSGSSSAQCFNPAFVHAIAVPGADMLDKVDKICVVARGDGVVDVINIESEFKAAKSNSSSKSRKGGQSRSNGNVPSPNSENQDQNRRTRLHLDYSYGGHTSAVSCVAFSMFGEKGRYIISGGNDKSVKAWNWSRFFEADQTCDSSDFLHLNINLSRKVNWLCTTPTDSENLVVCDTSKVVKVYTVA